The genomic segment ACCTGTTTATTAGCTCGATGCCGACGTCGTCCTTGTCGCGATTGGTCGTAGACCTTACACGGGCGGACTGGGCCTTGAGAACATTGGTCTCGACCTCGACGAGAGAGGCCGTGTCATTATCGATTCCGAGTACCGCACTAAGATCCCTCACATCCGTTGCGTTGGTGATGTCACCTTTGGACCTATGCTGGCGCACaaggccgaggaggaggctgTTGCTGTTGTCGAGTATATCAAGAAGGGCCATGGTCACGTCAACTACGGCGTCATCCCGTCTGTCATGTACACCCATCCCGAGGTTGCTTGGGTTGGCCAGAGTGAACAGGACCTCAAGTCTCAAGACATCCCCTACCGAGTCGGCTCATTCCCCTTCAGCGCCAACTCCCGCGCCAAGACGAACCTGGATACTGAGGGCATGGTCAAGATGCTTGCTGACCCTGAAACGGACAGAATCTTGGGAGTCCACATCATTGGTCCCAATGCTGGCGAAATGATTGCGGAGGCCACTCTTGCTCTCGAATATGGAGCATCCAGCGAAGACATCGCCAGAACTTGCCATGCTCACCCCACCCTGGCTGAGGCCTTCAAGGAGGCAGCTATGGCCACCTACTCCAAGCCGATCCACATGTAAGGCCAGTCACAGCGATGCAATGGTGCGAGTGGTGGAAAGCTTTGGCGTCCTGAAACAACGACATTCGAAGCATGTAATTTGTATCACCTGAGGGACAGCGGATAGAAGTTCGAAAAGGTAGTTTGTAGCATAAGCATACGTTTTTACGCCAGCTAGAGGGTTATTATCCAGGAAAGGGACTCGTCATTACATCGAACGCTCTAGGCATACCACACTGTGACCGGGGTCCTCCGAACGGGTATGTACGGGCATGGATAGATGGCTCCCTGCTTAGGCATGCTGTCTGATTTATTTACACTGCGCGTTGCCGGCTGTGAGATACGGTCAGCAGTAGTGGAGATACCTTATCCGAAGTCGGTCTTGGCATTTCCATCTGTCTATGATACTTTCTGTACCGTGATTAGTAAAACAGAAGACCCGAAATAAAGTGGTTGTAGCTGGCAGGGCTGGAGACCTTGTATTGGCCTGCGGCTGTCTTCAGTGTCTTTGAGAGATTTCAGATCGTAATCACGGGGCTACTTGGACGCAGGCACGAGCGAACCGATGTTTTGTCATGTTGTAAATTTCCCCGTTCATGTTCAAGCTGTTGGATTTACGCATCTTCGCCCATGTCTGGCTTTTCTAGCAACGCCTCTGCCATCTTACACGCCTCCTTGACTTTTCTAGTCTCTTTCTTGCCGCCAACAAGGTCTGTAGCCCGGACCTTTTTGCGCAAGAAATAGCCTACGCTCCTCGCGAGGGCTGGCGTCAACCCACTGCCGAAGCATACTCCAAGGGCTTGCTCCAGGCTCTTGCCCTTCACGTGACTGCACTCTTGAAGCACAGTGATGAGCATTACCTCGACGAACAAGCTGGTCTTCTCCCTGACGTAAGCCAGATTGAGTGGTTTGAGAATCCCAAGACTGACAGAGCCGTCAGCAACTAAGCTTCCCATCATCTTAGCAGTGTTGATGAGACGTCGGTCGTCTACCCCCTCctcgtcttcctcctcgGCCTCCTCTCCAAACAGAGGCTCACCAAGTCTGCGGAATAGCGTCCACAAGCTATCCTGAAATGCATGCTTGATCCGTGAATCGGTGCAGAACTTTTTGGATACCAATGTGTAGAAAGGATTGTAGTGTTGCTGTGCTCCTGAGCACTGGAGAAGGACATTTGGCACCTCGCGTCTGTTGTATTTGTTGAGTCGTAGCTTGAGAATACGCATGTACGCGTCCCGATAGTCGGCAGCCGCAACTAGCGCGATAAAGATGGCTCGTCGAACATCAGTGTTCATTCCTTGCTCTCGTGCCAATTGCGTGTAATCGTGAGTCGCCAGATCGTCAGCATCTGCAACCACCATATCGTCAACATCTCCTGCGATCGCGCTTCTCTCCTTATCCTTATTTGCCGCTCGTGTATCCTGGCCTGCCCAGCTGGCTCCCACCAGCCACCATTTGCCCGTCTTGTCTGCGTTCTCGATATCCTTCAGACCGATGCGAAGGGGCTCTGATGCCTTGAGCTTTTGCGCGTCAAGAGAACCCAGAACCTTTCTCATGCGCGTGACATGCTCACCAAGAATGGCCAGATCCTGTGCGCCAGCCTtgaccttattattcttgAGGTCACTGATGGTCTCGACCATAAACCTGGTGCGAACCGTCAGGTTGCTCTCCCCAATTTTGGCTACCGCAGGACGAATCAAACTGACGATATCTTTCAGCGCCAACGGATCGTCCTTTCGTAGTTGAGGGCCTGATACGCGAACAATCCGCAGTAAGAGCTCGGCATTCAGTTCCGATAAATCCTCGAGAAGGAGGCGCACAAAGTCGAATATCAGGTTGCTGCCGACGACACGGAACATGTACATCTCCGCAAGCACGGTGAGGAGATTAGATGTCTCCTTCGTCGGTATGCGGTCTTCGTTGACCGCTACTATTGCTTTGTCCCTCTCATCCTGGAAACGCTCCACAGCCGTGGTAAGGAAATGCGCGGCGAAATCGATACCAATGACTTTGTAGAGAGCAGCAACGAAGCCGGCTGACAGGACGAGTAGCGTATCGGGCTTGCTTGTAGGATCGCAAATTTGAGCCATCAGCAAGCCTGTCAAGATATTGTTGGTGTGGCCCCTTGGATTGTCCTGATATATCCTGTCGATCTCACCAACAATGGATACCAAGTTTGCTTCAGTGACCCTGTTGACAGGACCCTGCAGCTTCCTTCGGATCTGAGCCTCAAGATCTGCATCGCCGCCTGATCGTGCTCGCAACGACGGAGGGATATACTTGGGAAGCTGCGTGCCAGCTGAGACTGGTGGGAGATATGGGTTCTCTCTGATAGGTTTGGATTCCTGGACAGGCTCCTCATCTTCGGAGTCGAAATCTCCCAGTGAGCCCTGGTCATCAGAGTCGCCCTGATCTTCCATGAAAATTCCAtcttcgtcctcgtcgtcttcgtcaTTTTCTTCATCTGATACCCCTTCGTCTGTAAACCCCGgctcatcatcgtcgtcgtcgcttCCCGTTATAGACCTGATTTTTGCTTGGACCTGGATCGCTTTCCTTCGTTTTGCCGCAAGCCATGCATCGGCCTCGCTCTTGACTCTGTGGCTTCCTTCGTCCGATTCGTTGCCGTCGTTGAGATCGCCAAGCAAATCATCGAGTCCGTCGTCCTTGAAAGCCTTGGGGATGGACTTCCGACCCTTCTTCAATCCTAATTTACGCTCAAGCTGCTCGATTTCGGCGTCATCTTTGGCCAGCCTTTCTTGCACGGCGCGAGACGGGTGATTCAATACTAAAGGCTTCTCGGAGTCATCGTTGTCGTCTTCGTCTTGGTATTTGCTGATTTGCTCCCGCTTGCGCTTTTTCGGGGCTGGGCTGCGTGGCTCCTCTGGTTCGTCGAGAGGACGTTTGCCATCATTGCCCTTTCCGTGGTTACTGATAGGACCTTGGATCTGTACAATGTGGTCCCGCGATGTTGTTGTTCTTGTTGTCTGCCGCTGCTTTTTGGACTGCCTGTCGGCTTTCCGTCGATCTTTTCTGTTCTGTCCCTGGCTCTTCCAACGAGGATTAGATCTTGAGGTGGCAGATTGATCCGGCGCACCGATCTGTTTCAGGAGCTGTGTGGGTAAGGCGAGCGGCTTTGGAGGCATATCGTCGGATGGTGAGGTGTAGAAACACGTTCTCAGACTTTGCAATAGCAACGGAACCAGGTCTTGTCGAGAAACTCTTGCGCGAATGCCGACTTCGAGAAACTTTTTAGTGGGGTAAAAGCTCGAAAACGGGTACCTGAGCACCGATTCGCCGACTCACCGATGCGCGGTCACGCCACACCCCTCCGTTTCTTTTAGTGAACTAAGAAggtaaagtacttatatcTTTTGAAATTATCTCACGGTTCTCGACATAGTGTGATGATATCAGCTTAgcatagcttataatatatataattaatatattataatatgcTATAACTGTACGCTGTAATGGATTCGGGATGCGCCCGGCGACAGGACGCCGATGACTCAGCGACTAGTGCACGGATCGCATCACGAAAGAACTTTCCAGTAGGCAGAGCCCATACGAAGGACTCTACAGGCTTTAGTCTTACAATACACCCATACCTacattatagcctcgctggttaagtgctcatagcctaatct from the Colletotrichum lupini chromosome 3, complete sequence genome contains:
- a CDS encoding MIF4G domain-containing protein, with translation MPPKPLALPTQLLKQIGAPDQSATSRSNPRWKSQGQNRKDRRKADRQSKKQRQTTRTTTSRDHIVQIQGPISNHGKGNDGKRPLDEPEEPRSPAPKKRKREQISKYQDEDDNDDSEKPLVLNHPSRAVQERLAKDDAEIEQLERKLGLKKGRKSIPKAFKDDGLDDLLGDLNDGNESDEGSHRVKSEADAWLAAKRRKAIQVQAKIRSITGSDDDDDEPGFTDEGVSDEENDEDDEDEDGIFMEDQGDSDDQGSLGDFDSEDEEPVQESKPIRENPYLPPVSAGTQLPKYIPPSLRARSGGDADLEAQIRRKLQGPVNRVTEANLVSIVGEIDRIYQDNPRGHTNNILTGLLMAQICDPTSKPDTLLVLSAGFVAALYKVIGIDFAAHFLTTAVERFQDERDKAIVAVNEDRIPTKETSNLLTVLAEMYMFRVVGSNLIFDFVRLLLEDLSELNAELLLRIVRVSGPQLRKDDPLALKDIVSLIRPAVAKIGESNLTVRTRFMVETISDLKNNKVKAGAQDLAILGEHVTRMRKVLGSLDAQKLKASEPLRIGLKDIENADKTGKWWLVGASWAGQDTRAANKDKERSAIAGDVDDMVVADADDLATHDYTQLAREQGMNTDVRRAIFIALVAAADYRDAYMRILKLRLNKYNRREVPNVLLQCSGAQQHYNPFYTLVSKKFCTDSRIKHAFQDSLWTLFRRLGEPLFGEEAEEEDEEGVDDRRLINTAKMMGSLVADGSVSLGILKPLNLAYVREKTSLFVEVMLITVLQECSHVKGKSLEQALGVCFGSGLTPALARSVGYFLRKKVRATDLVGGKKETRKVKEACKMAEALLEKPDMGEDA